From the Ammoniphilus sp. CFH 90114 genome, the window TACAGGTAGATGTCCCTGTCCGAGAGGTGTTTCTCTGTCCCACGATTCGTCAATTGGCAGCATGGATCGAAGAACAAGGTAAGCATGATTCTCATCAAACGATACCACCCTTGCCCGTTCTGCCATTTTATCCGGCCTCTCCTGCCCAGAAACAGATGTTTATGCTGTATGAACTTGCACCGTCTAGTAGGGCCTATCACGTAACGACTGTTCTCGAGTTGGATGGTGGAGTGGATCAGCAAAAGCTAGGGCAGGTTTTACAAGCCTTAGTTGATCGCCATGAATCCCTGCGTACCCAGTTCTATGTACATGAAGGCGAGATTGTCCAGGAGGTGGTGACTCACGTCAAACTAGACTTGGTCTACCAGGAAGGGATAGAAGACGAGGTGGAGGATTGGATCAAGACGCTTGTTCAACCCTACCGTTTGGATCAGGCGCCCTTATTTCGCACCGGCGTATTGAGAGTGGCATCGGATCGTCATTTACTGCTTATTGATTTGCACCATATTATTTCCGATGGGGCATCTATGAACATCTTAGCCGAGGAATTCTCTCACTTATACGACGCCCAGAAGCTTCCGCCTCTGCGAATCCAGTACAAGGACTACTCCGCTTGGCAAAAAGAGCGGATGACTAGTCCAGAATACCAGGCGCATGAGCAATATTGGCTGCGGCAACTGGGTGGGTCATTGCCCGTACTGCAACTTCCCATTGATAAACCTAGACCTGTGATACCGAGTTTTGCTGGGGATGTGGTATCCATCAAAGCGGATCGACAGCTGACATATAGCCTCCAGCAGTTAACAAGGGCGACGGAAACGACCTTGTTTATCGTGTTGCTTGCCGCTTACCAGACTCTATTGAGTAAATATAGCGGACAAGAAGAAGTGATTGTTGGTACGCCTGTTGAAGGGCGCTACCACTTGAAGGCAAAGGAGCTCGTTGGGATGTTCGTAAACACCCTCGCTATGCGGGCGAAACCAATAGGAGACAAGACGTTTCTGACTTTCCTGCAAGAGGTAAAAAAAGTGACGTTGGAGGCGTTTGAACATCAGGAAGTTCCTTTTTACGATTTGGTTGAAAAATTAAATCCTGTGAGAACGAGTCAAAGAAACCCATTATTTGACGTGATGCTCGTTTTGCAACCGATTGAAAAACAGGAATACGAAAGCAACGGGTTACGCTACCGCGAATATCCGATGAATAAACATACCGCGCAAGTCGACCTGAGTCTAGAAGCAAGGGAAAATCGTGCAGATGAGAGTCTAGGCTTCCAGTTTGAATACCGAACCGATCTGTTTCGTCACAGTACAATCGAATCGATCGCAGAGGACTGGATTCAATTGCTCCATATCATTTGTGATAACCCCTATATCCTTTTACAAGAGATTCGATTCGTTGCCGAACAGGATCATTTGAGTGAGGAGCTTTCGATCCCTGATTGGGATTTTGATTTGTAACAGAATTTATATACTTATTTCCAAGGAGGTGCAACATGGAAACTAGAGCCGATTGGCGTCAGCATATTCAATACTGGGTTGACCAGCTGAAGGGGGAGAACTTAGCAGAAGTTTTAGATCTCGAGAATAGGCGAACATCAACGGGGAAACTCTCGATGTCAATCACAGAAAAACTCTTGGAAATCAGCCGGAATTCAGATCACCTGCTCTATCTGCTGCTATTGTCTGGTGTTCACTATGTACTTACAAGGAGGACTCGCACATCCGAGCTCGTCGTTGGCGTTCCTAAACTAGGGAAGAAGTCTAGCCAGGAGCTTTTACCGGTAAGATTGAAAGTGAAGATGGAGCAATCCTACAAGGATTATTTGCAGGACATTCGGACAGCGGTTCAACAGGCGTATGAGCAGCAGGATTTTCCTTACGGCCTGCTGTTTGAAGAACTGAGAGTCCATGGCATTAGCAGCGGGGAACCGCTTTTCCATGGGGCTGTCACTCTCAATACACTGCATGGTGAAGGATGGGAAGAAAACCCTCTTGTAGGTCACCAATTTCACTTTCATAAAACAGAAACAGGGATCGAGTTGGAAGTCATCCAAAGCACGGCCAACAATTTCAACTTCGCTAAGATCGAGCTATTTTTTGACCAGTTAGTTCGCTTTTATCAAGAAGCCTTATTTGATTCCAGCAGGAAATTGTTTGCCATAGATCTTTTATCTGCAGATGAACGAAATCAGCTTCTCACTGTGTTTGCGGGGAAGGCAGGAGCTTATGCCAAAGATCAAACGATACATGAGTTGATCGAGGAGCAGGCCGCACGTACACCTGATCATGCGGCACTGGTATATAACGATAGGCAGTTAAGCTACCGGGATTTAAACGCCAAGGCGAACCAATTGGCGCGATGGTTAAGAAAGAAAGGGGTTGGACCAGGTTCCATTGTAGCTCTTCTATCCGAACGTGCGCCTGAAATGGTGATGGGGGTTTTGGCCGTATTGAAGGCAGGGGGGGCCTACCTGCCGTTGGACCCTAGTTATCCTCGGGAGCGGATTCGTTTTATGCTATCGGATTCTGGTGCTAACCTCCTTCTAACCCAACCTTCGTTGGCTCACGATACTTCCTTTTCAGGAGAATCCGTGATGCTAAGTGAAATTCCAATCTCTGAGCAAGATGAAACTAATCTTGAGCCGTTGGCAGGACCGAATGATTTGGCTTATATCATTTATACCTCAGGTACAACAGGCAAGCCCAAAGGGGTGATGGTAGAGCATCATGGACTGTGCAATATCAAGGCTGCTTATGAAGAGATCCTGAACATTACGCCTGATGATCGGATCCTTCAGTTTGCCAGTTTCTCCTTTGATGCGTCTTGCTGGGAAATGTTCATGGCCTTGTTTAACGGAGCAACCTTGTACTTGCCGATAGCATCAGAAATCCTAGACAACCGGTTGTTGGAAGATTACATCACGAGGCATCAGATTACAACGGCAAGCTTGACGCCTGCCTACGCTGAAATTCTTAATCCGGATCGGGTTCCATCGATTGCTAACCTGATCATTGGAGGGGCCGCAAGCCATCCGAAGTTGATTCAAAAATGGAAGCATCGCACTCGTTATTATAACGCCTATGGTCCAACGGAAGATTCAATTGATACAGCGGTTTGGCTGGTCCCTGATGATTTTTCAGACGGCCAACCGGTGACGATTGGCACTCCACTGAACAATCACTATGTCTATATTGTCAATCATGATTTGCAGCTTGTTGCGGTAGGGGATGTTGGTGAGCTCTGCATCTCAGGGGACGGTCTCGCCAGAGGCTATCTAAATCGACCCGAACTGACAAGGGAGAAGTTCATTGATAATCCGTATGCACCAGGAAAGCGCATGTACCGAACAGGGGATTTGGCCCGTTGGCTGCCTGATGGAACCATTGAATATTGGGGTCGCATAGACAATCAGGTAAAAATCCGCGGATACCGGGTTGAAATCGGGGAGATCGAGTGCCGATTGTTGTTGCATGAGCGGGTCGATGAGGCAGCTGTTCTGGCCTTAGAGGAAGACGGGGATCACGTATTGGGAGCCTATTACGTGGCTGACCAGCCGATTCCGTCGGAGGAACTTCGTGCTCACCTGGCGGAGGTATTGCCAGATTATATGCTTCCTACTTACTTCATGAAGCTCGAACAGATGCCGCTTACGGTCAACGGGAAACTGGATCGCCAAGCGCTCCCAAAACCGGAACGCGGACGGCTCTCAAGCCAGTATGTATCGCCTCATTCTGCCTTCGAGGAAATACTAGCCGAGATTTGGCAGGAGGTGTTGGGTATTAAGCGTATTGGTATGATAGAAAACTTCTTTGAGCTGGGTGGCCATTCACTCCGGGCAATGACACTTGTATCGCACATTAATCTCAGGATGGGAACGGAAGTGCCGCTGCGTGAACTATTTCAGCATCCGACAATTCGCGAGCTTGCCAGATGGATGCAAGAGCATGCGATGCTCTCGCCTTACTCTCAGATAGAACCCGCCCCCCGGCAGGAGACCTATATGTTGTCTTCCGCACAGAAGCGGATCTTTGTGCTGCAGCAAATGGATGCTAAAGGTACGGCCTATAATATGCCCGGATTTTTTGAGCTGGAGGGCGAACTGGATCCTGGGCGGCTTGAGCAGGCCTTTCGCCAGTTGATCGCTCGCCATGAATCCCTGCGAACCCAGTTTATTCTGTTGGACGGACAGCCCAGGCAGAAGGTTCTCGAGACCGTACCGTTTGCAGTGTCATACGTAAGCGGTACGGAAGAGGAAGCGGCGAAGTGGAAGCAATCTTTCACCCAGCCGTTTGATCTGGCTCAAGCGCCTCTGCTGCGGATTGAAGTGATGACCCTATCTTTGGATCATCACCTACTCGCAGTTGATATGCATCATATCATCTCAGACGGCATCACGGTCAGCTTGCTGGCGAACGAGCTCAGCACGGTGTATAACGGAGTGGAGCTTCCCCCTTTGCGCATACAGTATAAAGACGTGGTGGTATGGCAGAACGAACAGCAGCAAAGCGAAGACTATGCTAGACAGGAGGCCTACTGGCTGAATCAATTGGCAGGAGAACTACCGGTACTTCAGCTGCCGACCGACCGGCCTCGTCCCGCAGTACAGAGCTTAGCCGGTGCGGTAGTAGAAAGGTGGGGCGACAAAAAGTTAAAGCAAAAGTTAGAGCGGTTGTCCCAGCAAACCGGTAGCACGCTGTATATGGTCCTCCTCGCGGCATACCAGACTCTGCTGTCGCACTATAGCCGACAGAATGACATTATTGTAGGCTTACCGATTGCAGGAAGGCCGCATGCCGATCTGGAGGGGATCGCCGGGATGTTCGTCAAAACGTTGGCGATGCGCGGGTACCCTCAGACGAATAAATCCTTCATAGAGTTCCTTGCGGAAATGAAAGAAATCGCGCTGCAGGCGTACGAGAATCAGGAAGTGCCCTTCGAGACATTGGTGGATAAGCTTGAGATCCAGCGTGACGCTAGCCGCAACCCCGTCTTTGACACGATGTTGGTGCTGCAGAATATTAATCGAGCGGAACTGGATATGGATGGGCTGAAGCTGCGCCCTGCCAAACAGACAGTTACGGACGTGAAGTTCGACCTGATCTTGGAGGTTGAGGAGCAAGCGGATGAACTCTGGTTCTCTTGGAAATACAGTACAGCGTTATTTGAGCGGGAAACGATCGAGCGATGGTCGGTTCACCTGCTGAGACTGCTGGAGCAGGTCACGGATCACCCGGATGTACAGCTGGGACAGATTGATTTATTAACCGAGGCGGAGAAAAGACAAGTGCTCGTTGATTTCAACGATACGAATCAGGATTACCCAAGAGATAAAGCGGTTCACCAGTTGTTTGAAGAGCAAGTGGAAAAGTACCCGGATCGGATCGCCGTCGTATTTGAGAACAAACAGTTGACGTACCGAGAGCTCAATGAAAAAGCCAACCAATTGGCCCACACTCTGCGGCAAAAAGGAATCCAGGCTGGCGATCGGATTGGGATTCTTGTGGAACGCTCCATGGAGATGATCATTTGTACACTCGGCGTGATTAAAGCGGGAGCCGTTTACGTACCGCTTGATCCGGCCTATCCACCTGAACGCATTCAATACATGCTTAGCGATTGCGGGGTTTCTATGCTGCTTATTCATCGGGGCTTGGCTGATCCTGTTTCCTTTGCTGGATCGATCTTTGATTTAGACAAGGAGGACTGGTTGCAGGCTGTGACAAGCAATCCGCCATCGTTGACGGAACCGGAGCATCTCATCTATGTCATTTATACGTCAGGTTCGACAGGTCAGCCGAAGGGGATCGCAGTTGAACACCGCAATGTCGTCAATCTTGTTACCGGGTTGAAACAGCAGGTTTATTACGCAGCAACGGAACCTCAGCGTTTTGCCTTGCTGGCTGCTTATATTTTTGATTCTTCGGTTAAGCACATGTTTTTCAGTTTGGTGCATGGGCATACCCTCGTGGTGGCACCGGAACAGGTACGGGTGGACGGAGCTCAGCTGGTTGAATTTTTTGAGCGTCATGATGTTGCGATTTCAGATGGCACACCCACCCATTTGCAATTGCTGTTGGCGAGCTCGGCTCGTGACCTGAGTCTTCAACACTTTTTAACTGGCGCAGAAGCGCTGTCGATGGAACTTGTTCGTTCGATTCGGACGCGTTTTTCTAGATCACTGCAAATCACGAACTTATATGGTCCCACAGAATGTACCGTTGATACCACTTCGTATGTGGTCACGGGCACGGAATCCTCTAGCATACCGATCGGCAAGCCGATACCAAACTATCAAATCTACTTACTGAATCCGCAAAATAACTTAGTGCCGATTGGGATTCCGGGTGAATTGTGCATCAGCGGGGATGGATTGGCAAGGAGCTATTGGAACCGACCAGAGTTGACAGCCGAGAAATTCGTGGAACATCCATTTATACCAGACAAAAGAATGTACCGAACCGGTGATTTGGCCCGTTGGCTTCCCGACGGAAACATTGAGTATCTCGGGCGGATCGATGATCAGGTGAAAATCCGGGGATATCGAATTGAATTAGGGGAGATAGAAGCGGCCTTGGCGCAGTTCCCAGGAGTGCAAAGGAGTGTCGTCATTGTCCGTGAAGATGTCCCTGGCGATAAGCGTCTGGTTGCTTATTATGAAATGTCAGGGAAGGGAGAGATTGCGGATCGAGAAATGCGCCATTTTCTTAAACAGAAGCTGCCCAATTATATGATCCCAGCCTCGTTTGTGTCTGTTCCGTCGCTGCCTTTATTGGCAAATGGGAAATTAGATCGTAAATCCTTACCGAAGCCGACAAATCATAGCAAGTCCTTAGGGGATATTTCCCAACCCATGACCCCAACGGAGAAAGCTTTAGCGTCCATCTGGTCGGATGTTTTGGGCCAAGAACATATCGGCGTTCATGATAACTTCTTTGAGCTTGGCGGTGACTCTATTCTTGCCCTTCAAATCGTATCAAGGGCTCAGTTGATAGGAGTGGAACTGACGATTAAACATGTGTTCCAATATCAAACGCTTGGGGATTTGGCAAAGGCGGCGGTTCTCCATGATCAAGCGAACAGCTAAAGGCTATCGACCATGAGAATCGCAGCGGTAAATATCACCCGTGTTGATCCCGTTTGGTGTGATCGCTTGTCGCCCTTCCTGAGTCATGAAAGACAAGAGAGGATACAAAGATATCGGTTTCAAGAGGATCGGATCCGATCTTTATGCTCTGAGATGTTCATTCGAGTCTATGCAGCTAAGCTTTGGGGTTTAACAGGGAAGCAACTAAGGATGGCAACGAACAGCTTTCAAAAACCTTATATCGTTGGGATGCCCCATGCTCATTTTAATGTATCGCATTCAGGAGAATGGGTGGTGTCTGCTTTTGGATCGTTTCCCGTCGGCATTGATGTAGAACAAATCAGACCGATCGACCTTGAGCTGGCCCATCGATTCTTTTCTACGAAGGAAGTAGCCCAATTACAGCTTCAGCCAGAGGAAGAAAAGTTAAGTTATTTCTTTCAACTGTGGACATTAAAAGAAAGCTATGTGAAAGCGAAAGGGATGGGATTATCGATCCCTCTTCAGTCCTTTTCTTTTGAGTGCAAAATGGGAAGTATTCTTTTTCGATGCGAGGATGAACAGGAAAACTGGTGTTTTAGGCAATATGCACTCGCTTCTGGTTATGAAATGACGATCTGTTCTTTGCACCCCAACATGCCAGGGGAAATAGAAGTCTTATCTTGGAGAGAATTATTGGAGCAATTTGTGCTTACCTTAGATCCGAGAGACAGACAGCAATTATTACCATCATTTGGAGGGGAATCAAATTAAAGTATTTGGTATTCCATACGCTGGAGGTTCTGCGTCTATTTATTATCATTGGAGGGAAATGCTCGGTCCAGCTATACAATTTATACCCGTAGAAATGGCAGGACACGGCAAACGCATGGGGGAACCGTTATATCAAAGCTTTGCCGAAGCCGTGGATGACCTAGAGCTGCAAATCACAAAGCAGTTGGACGGCTCGTCATTCGCCTTATTCGGTCATAGTTTAGGGGCTCGTTTAGCATTTGAAGTAAGCCGTGTCTTAAGCCAAAAAGGGCAATCCCCATGCCATTTATTTGTATCGGGAAGCAGTGCGCCACATCGTACTCGGCCGAAGCAGATGATTCATGATTTGGATGATGAACTGCTTATCAAGGAACTCGTCAAAATGGGAGGAACACCTGAATCACTTCTAGACCATCCGGCTCTAGCAGAACTATTTCTTCCGATCATTCGAGCAGACTTCGCGATCTCGGAAAGTTATCAGCTCATGGAACCCGATGCCGTGCTGTCTTGTCCCATCTCGGTTTGGTATGGAGATCAAGAGATTGGGGAAGAAGAAGATATCCTTTCCTGGAGTCGTTATACCAACGAATGTTTCAGCATACATTCCTTTTCGGGAGGTCACTTCTTTATTCAAGATAAGGCAAATGAGCCAGAGATATACCGGGTGCTGGGAAGCTCACTAAAGTTACCTAATTGATAAAGAAAAAAACGGAAATACCATTTAGACGCAAGCCCGCCGTGGCTGCGTCTTTTTTTTGTCAAAGAGAGGGAATTGATTGTAAATACTGTTTTTTATGAAAACATGTAGTAAGA encodes:
- a CDS encoding non-ribosomal peptide synthetase; translation: METRADWRQHIQYWVDQLKGENLAEVLDLENRRTSTGKLSMSITEKLLEISRNSDHLLYLLLLSGVHYVLTRRTRTSELVVGVPKLGKKSSQELLPVRLKVKMEQSYKDYLQDIRTAVQQAYEQQDFPYGLLFEELRVHGISSGEPLFHGAVTLNTLHGEGWEENPLVGHQFHFHKTETGIELEVIQSTANNFNFAKIELFFDQLVRFYQEALFDSSRKLFAIDLLSADERNQLLTVFAGKAGAYAKDQTIHELIEEQAARTPDHAALVYNDRQLSYRDLNAKANQLARWLRKKGVGPGSIVALLSERAPEMVMGVLAVLKAGGAYLPLDPSYPRERIRFMLSDSGANLLLTQPSLAHDTSFSGESVMLSEIPISEQDETNLEPLAGPNDLAYIIYTSGTTGKPKGVMVEHHGLCNIKAAYEEILNITPDDRILQFASFSFDASCWEMFMALFNGATLYLPIASEILDNRLLEDYITRHQITTASLTPAYAEILNPDRVPSIANLIIGGAASHPKLIQKWKHRTRYYNAYGPTEDSIDTAVWLVPDDFSDGQPVTIGTPLNNHYVYIVNHDLQLVAVGDVGELCISGDGLARGYLNRPELTREKFIDNPYAPGKRMYRTGDLARWLPDGTIEYWGRIDNQVKIRGYRVEIGEIECRLLLHERVDEAAVLALEEDGDHVLGAYYVADQPIPSEELRAHLAEVLPDYMLPTYFMKLEQMPLTVNGKLDRQALPKPERGRLSSQYVSPHSAFEEILAEIWQEVLGIKRIGMIENFFELGGHSLRAMTLVSHINLRMGTEVPLRELFQHPTIRELARWMQEHAMLSPYSQIEPAPRQETYMLSSAQKRIFVLQQMDAKGTAYNMPGFFELEGELDPGRLEQAFRQLIARHESLRTQFILLDGQPRQKVLETVPFAVSYVSGTEEEAAKWKQSFTQPFDLAQAPLLRIEVMTLSLDHHLLAVDMHHIISDGITVSLLANELSTVYNGVELPPLRIQYKDVVVWQNEQQQSEDYARQEAYWLNQLAGELPVLQLPTDRPRPAVQSLAGAVVERWGDKKLKQKLERLSQQTGSTLYMVLLAAYQTLLSHYSRQNDIIVGLPIAGRPHADLEGIAGMFVKTLAMRGYPQTNKSFIEFLAEMKEIALQAYENQEVPFETLVDKLEIQRDASRNPVFDTMLVLQNINRAELDMDGLKLRPAKQTVTDVKFDLILEVEEQADELWFSWKYSTALFERETIERWSVHLLRLLEQVTDHPDVQLGQIDLLTEAEKRQVLVDFNDTNQDYPRDKAVHQLFEEQVEKYPDRIAVVFENKQLTYRELNEKANQLAHTLRQKGIQAGDRIGILVERSMEMIICTLGVIKAGAVYVPLDPAYPPERIQYMLSDCGVSMLLIHRGLADPVSFAGSIFDLDKEDWLQAVTSNPPSLTEPEHLIYVIYTSGSTGQPKGIAVEHRNVVNLVTGLKQQVYYAATEPQRFALLAAYIFDSSVKHMFFSLVHGHTLVVAPEQVRVDGAQLVEFFERHDVAISDGTPTHLQLLLASSARDLSLQHFLTGAEALSMELVRSIRTRFSRSLQITNLYGPTECTVDTTSYVVTGTESSSIPIGKPIPNYQIYLLNPQNNLVPIGIPGELCISGDGLARSYWNRPELTAEKFVEHPFIPDKRMYRTGDLARWLPDGNIEYLGRIDDQVKIRGYRIELGEIEAALAQFPGVQRSVVIVREDVPGDKRLVAYYEMSGKGEIADREMRHFLKQKLPNYMIPASFVSVPSLPLLANGKLDRKSLPKPTNHSKSLGDISQPMTPTEKALASIWSDVLGQEHIGVHDNFFELGGDSILALQIVSRAQLIGVELTIKHVFQYQTLGDLAKAAVLHDQANS
- a CDS encoding 4'-phosphopantetheinyl transferase superfamily protein, translated to MRIAAVNITRVDPVWCDRLSPFLSHERQERIQRYRFQEDRIRSLCSEMFIRVYAAKLWGLTGKQLRMATNSFQKPYIVGMPHAHFNVSHSGEWVVSAFGSFPVGIDVEQIRPIDLELAHRFFSTKEVAQLQLQPEEEKLSYFFQLWTLKESYVKAKGMGLSIPLQSFSFECKMGSILFRCEDEQENWCFRQYALASGYEMTICSLHPNMPGEIEVLSWRELLEQFVLTLDPRDRQQLLPSFGGESN
- a CDS encoding thioesterase II family protein → MEGNQIKVFGIPYAGGSASIYYHWREMLGPAIQFIPVEMAGHGKRMGEPLYQSFAEAVDDLELQITKQLDGSSFALFGHSLGARLAFEVSRVLSQKGQSPCHLFVSGSSAPHRTRPKQMIHDLDDELLIKELVKMGGTPESLLDHPALAELFLPIIRADFAISESYQLMEPDAVLSCPISVWYGDQEIGEEEDILSWSRYTNECFSIHSFSGGHFFIQDKANEPEIYRVLGSSLKLPN